The sequence GGGTGAGTTGGATGTTTATGTAGCGGATAAAGAGATCTCCATTTGGGGTGTGCCCCTTTTGCCTAGCATAGGGGATGAGAAAACCAATGTGGTTCTCTTGAAATTCTTGAGAGCAAGGGattacaaagtgaatgaatcttTCGAAATGCTTAAGAAAACACTCCAATGGAGGAGGGATTTTAAGATCCAATCAATCTTGGAGGAGGATTTGGGCTCAGATCTTGCTCCAGCTGCTTACATGAGTGGAATTGATAACCAAGGACACCCCATTTGCTACAACATTTTTGGGGTATTGGATGATGAAGAGCTGTATAACAAGACGTTTGGGACGGAGGAGAAAAGGAACCAGTTCTTGAGGTGGAGAGTCCAGTTAATGGAGAAGGGTATTCAGCAACTTGATTTCAAGGCTGGAGGTGTTAGTTCACTTCTTCAGATAAATGATCTGAAGAACTCTCCTGGACCATCCAAGAAAGAGGTCAGGGTTGCTACAAAACAAGCTGTTGATCTTCTTCAGGATAACTATCCTGAATTTGTTGCCAAAAATGTGAGTACTCTCATTTTCCTGTCTTGATATGATAAAGTGTTTTAACTTTTGGCTTGATAATTTGATATGACAATTGTTGGTTTTTCAGATATTTATCAATGTTCCATTTTGGTATTATGCCTTCCATTCGTTGCTCTCTCCTTTCCTAACTCAAAGAACCAAAAGCAAATTCGTCTTTGCTCGCCCTGCTAAGGTCACTGAGACCTTGCTCAAGtaatttcctttttccttttatcGAACATAAATTTGATTAATTCAGCATTTTTGGTCATTGAACTTTACTGTCTATTGTGGGTGCTAAGGCCTAACTGTTTTGGCTTGCTTGAGTAGGTATATCCCCAtccatgaaatccccattcaaTATGGTGGACTCAGGAGGGAGAATGACTTAGAGTTTTCAGTCTCCGACTGTAAAGCTTCAGAAATTCTCCTTAAACCTGGATCAACTGAAACCATTGAAATACCTGCAGTAGACGTAAGTAACCTTGGTGGATATATTGAGATTTAAATCTTGCCTTTTTTATTACTACGTGTTGATTTCGAATATTTGTGTTGAAATTATGTCAGGTGGAAAGTACATTTATCTGGGATGTAATGATTGTGGGCGGAGAGGTGAGCTATAAGGAGGAATTCGTGCCAGAGGATGAGACTTGTTACACCATTATCATTCAGAAGGACAAGAAGGTCAGCTCGCCAATTCGCAACGCATTCAAGAACACTGAAGCTGGAAAGGTTGTGCTGACAATCAAGAATTCCTCTAGCAAGAAGAGGAGGGCGTTTTACCGACACAAGATCAAGAAATCAGCAATTTGAGATGAACAAATTTCTATTTTGAATGAAGATGGAGTTAATTTTTATATTGCAACTTTTTTGTGGTTCATATAATTTATTTTGGTCATGTTGTGTATATGGTTGATCTATTCTTTTTTCTCCCTATAAGGAAGAACATTATCTCTGTATTTATtcattttgggggggggggggggagtccTACTTTGTCTGTTTATGGATGACAAATATTATAAGAGGTTATTAGTTTCATCATCAATGTGACCTTATAAAATTTATAAGAGATTAGTTTCATCATCACTTTTGCACAAAGTAAATGTGACCTTACAAAATTTATACTTCAACAGACAAAGAGATATTATCATGATCCTTGGTGAAAAACAGACAAAAATCAGACAAAAGTTTTTATTACTTCCCAattttttcacccattattttTCAAGTCTTGTGCACTCCATGGTAgatccatcaatataagatggATTCAAAGCTAACTTTGCCTATTAAAGCTTAGCCAGATGAGACGAAATCCTTAAGTGGTTTTTGCTTCCGTTGAAACTTTATTACCACTAGGGCACACTTTTGGGTGCCCATCAATATTACCACTAGGGCACACTCTTGGGTGCCCATCAATATTCCTCCACCATTCTCTCATGGATCACCATTTTTCTACTTCTATCAAACTAGGATTGAATCGATCAAAGCATTGGACACTAACACTATAAAATACACTTGGGCCAAAATTAGGAACATTGGCATACAAATCCTTATGTGAGCTtccagagaaaattgaaggaaatgtgtcttttaagtgttgaatgaaggattggtgacattgaccaacttaaagggtcaaacataattagaaaactaagttaattgtggacttgattaatattttcaaaacattctaatctttttaaaaatacaaatcaacccacacccctctcttccaaatcaaccgtctctctcctctctcccaatagttctgcaaaaatTTTCCCTTCAAGCTCCAGCGAAAAATAGctgggcgagttccttttcgactttcagcCGTCAATTGACGTGAaaaaatagaggaacttgagccaacttctccggcgacaacaacttcgagttcttcgtcgtcccatttcttctttcacaggtaaaaaattatgacttgagccaacttctcttctagattggttaacaatttcaatatttcttgcttacatttgaaatgtggactgaataaaaccctaatttttggcatttcttctctactcttttcagtgtgaaatataatttttgttgttattgtagttcttgttatcgaactgttgattcgatttgttggtgatttttggtcactattgatgttcttagtatgcgtgtgttgtgttggtgttgctgtgttgatttgttgtttttcttggttaaaatggtgatgcaacagattaaccatctgatgcaacaaattaatcatttgatgcaacagattaacaatctgatccaataaatgaaatatttgatgcaacagattaaacatttgatgcaacagatgagcacaacaaatcattcatctgttgcgacagacgagccttctatttggaagaaatctaaataatattgatacaacagataactcatttggcaatatatcagtgatctatttcaacatatatgtggcatatttttattgtttccaagcTGCAACAGGTTACTTATAAACTGCAATAGATatcctacctagtgcaacagatgagtgatctatttttattgtctccaatggattactcatccactgcaa comes from Capsicum annuum cultivar UCD-10X-F1 chromosome 2, UCD10Xv1.1, whole genome shotgun sequence and encodes:
- the LOC107859067 gene encoding patellin-4, producing the protein MTVEVQSEATQVAAEVVVPQEEVEVAKKVVEEVEENNEKVREDEEEELEEETKPNAIEKSSSYREESNFLSDLKDNEKKALNELKSKVEEAILGNTLFKKEEISSKKGEGEEKKDAEENPDANVEEKEEVKEGELDVYVADKEISIWGVPLLPSIGDEKTNVVLLKFLRARDYKVNESFEMLKKTLQWRRDFKIQSILEEDLGSDLAPAAYMSGIDNQGHPICYNIFGVLDDEELYNKTFGTEEKRNQFLRWRVQLMEKGIQQLDFKAGGVSSLLQINDLKNSPGPSKKEVRVATKQAVDLLQDNYPEFVAKNIFINVPFWYYAFHSLLSPFLTQRTKSKFVFARPAKVTETLLKYIPIHEIPIQYGGLRRENDLEFSVSDCKASEILLKPGSTETIEIPAVDVESTFIWDVMIVGGEVSYKEEFVPEDETCYTIIIQKDKKVSSPIRNAFKNTEAGKVVLTIKNSSSKKRRAFYRHKIKKSAI